The proteins below come from a single Chryseobacterium sp. MA9 genomic window:
- a CDS encoding DUF1634 domain-containing protein codes for MKKNFTDVDLNRSVGNLLRLGVILSVATSLIGFIKLFFEGFKMPEKYTSLVVGTSSEKVWGHFWNSLCKGEGMAIIQLGILLLIFTPLMRIVFALIGYLKEKDYVYVVISSIVLAIMAVSFFAGYAH; via the coding sequence ATGAAAAAGAATTTTACAGATGTAGATCTGAACCGCTCCGTAGGAAATCTTCTGAGACTGGGTGTTATTCTGTCTGTGGCAACTTCACTGATTGGTTTTATCAAGTTATTTTTTGAAGGTTTCAAAATGCCCGAAAAATATACAAGCCTTGTGGTAGGCACTTCTTCAGAAAAAGTATGGGGACATTTCTGGAATTCCCTGTGTAAAGGAGAAGGAATGGCTATTATTCAACTGGGAATTCTTCTGTTGATCTTCACCCCTTTGATGAGAATTGTTTTTGCTTTAATAGGTTATCTAAAAGAAAAAGACTACGTGTATGTAGTCATTTCTTCAATTGTTTTAGCGATTATGGCTGTGAGTTTCTTTGCAGGCTATGCCCACTAA
- a CDS encoding VOC family protein encodes MKIHHIAIICSDYAVSKKFYTEILNLNIIREVYREERQSYKLDLAIGDHYVIELFSFPNPPQRPSRPEACGLRHLAFSVENVTEKRNELIEKGLSCEEIRIDEFTGKEFFFTQDPDQLPLEFYEM; translated from the coding sequence ATGAAGATCCATCATATTGCAATCATCTGCTCAGATTATGCAGTTTCAAAGAAATTTTATACGGAAATTTTAAACCTGAATATCATCCGGGAAGTATACCGTGAAGAAAGACAGTCTTATAAACTTGATCTGGCGATCGGAGATCATTATGTGATAGAGCTGTTTTCTTTCCCCAATCCTCCGCAACGTCCGTCACGCCCCGAAGCATGTGGTTTAAGGCATCTCGCTTTTTCTGTTGAAAATGTAACTGAAAAACGAAATGAACTGATAGAAAAAGGGCTGAGCTGTGAAGAAATCCGCATAGATGAATTCACGGGAAAAGAATTTTTCTTTACCCAGGATCCTGACCAGCTGCCGTTAGAGTTTTATGAAATGTAA
- a CDS encoding nuclear transport factor 2 family protein: MNKMVVFLFLISISGFGQKNQDIEKPIHNLFLGMKNADPELVKSVFAENAVLQTITKDGTVKSDSIQDFVDSVSKFTKGDLDERIIVEAVHSDGNLASIFTPYSFYLKGKLSHCGANSFQLVKQNNEWKIQYIIDTRRKEGCKEIK, encoded by the coding sequence ATGAATAAAATGGTTGTATTTCTTTTTCTTATCAGTATTTCAGGATTCGGTCAGAAAAATCAGGATATTGAAAAACCTATCCATAACCTGTTCCTTGGTATGAAAAACGCAGATCCTGAGCTTGTAAAATCGGTCTTTGCAGAAAACGCCGTTCTTCAGACTATTACTAAAGATGGTACTGTAAAAAGTGACAGCATACAGGATTTTGTTGATTCAGTTTCAAAATTTACAAAAGGAGATCTGGATGAAAGGATTATAGTGGAAGCTGTTCATTCGGATGGAAATCTGGCCAGTATATTTACGCCCTATTCTTTTTACTTAAAGGGAAAATTATCACATTGTGGAGCTAACAGCTTTCAGTTGGTAAAACAGAATAACGAATGGAAAATCCAGTATATTATTGATACGAGAAGAAAAGAAGGCTGTAAGGAAATTAAATAA
- a CDS encoding endonuclease/exonuclease/phosphatase family protein, whose translation MTILPKIQHPHWIFRVPEFAKIQVTYLILFTFLLGFFTDSKEYLWYYQGLLFVLFVHHSKTLIRYTHFYPVKKHRQQHKSSEKLYFISANVYQFNKEYERFTRLIKKYNPDFFMTMESNSDWEKAMTPLEKEYCYQHKVTLENTYGMHFYSKVEIKEAKTHYFVADDIPSIEIHMKTSDGFSFVFFGVHPPPPSPTEEETSKERDGDLLSTAKRVKGIKKPVIVVGDFNNVAWSRSSVLFRKTSHLIDPRIGHSFVSTFHAKYRLLRFPIDLMFHSEDIFIKQLKTLENFGSDHLPVYCEFFIDHHNDEQEELIEKATSEEKAEAEIMIEEGKKEEGDRETVVTED comes from the coding sequence ATGACTATACTGCCAAAAATCCAGCATCCTCACTGGATATTCAGGGTTCCTGAATTTGCCAAAATACAAGTTACTTACCTTATTTTGTTCACTTTTTTATTAGGCTTTTTTACAGATTCCAAAGAATATTTATGGTATTACCAGGGTCTCCTGTTTGTGTTGTTTGTTCATCACAGCAAAACCCTCATCAGATATACGCATTTTTATCCTGTAAAAAAACACAGGCAGCAGCATAAGTCGTCTGAAAAGCTATATTTTATTTCAGCCAATGTTTATCAGTTCAATAAAGAATATGAAAGATTTACCAGGCTTATAAAAAAATATAATCCTGATTTCTTCATGACTATGGAAAGCAACAGTGACTGGGAAAAAGCAATGACTCCTTTGGAAAAAGAATACTGCTACCAACATAAAGTAACTCTTGAAAATACTTATGGCATGCACTTCTATTCAAAAGTTGAAATTAAGGAAGCCAAGACTCATTATTTTGTCGCAGATGATATTCCGAGTATCGAAATTCATATGAAAACATCTGATGGTTTTTCTTTTGTTTTCTTCGGTGTTCACCCGCCACCTCCAAGCCCCACCGAAGAAGAAACTTCTAAGGAAAGAGATGGAGATCTCCTAAGTACTGCCAAACGTGTAAAAGGTATCAAAAAACCTGTTATTGTAGTTGGAGACTTCAATAATGTTGCCTGGTCAAGATCATCTGTTCTTTTTAGAAAAACGAGTCATCTGATAGATCCGAGAATCGGGCATTCTTTCGTTTCCACATTCCATGCAAAATACCGTCTTTTAAGGTTTCCTATCGATTTGATGTTTCACAGTGAAGATATTTTTATTAAACAGCTGAAGACACTGGAAAATTTTGGTTCGGACCATCTTCCGGTATACTGCGAATTTTTCATAGATCATCACAATGATGAACAGGAAGAACTGATAGAAAAAGCTACTTCTGAAGAAAAAGCAGAAGCTGAAATCATGATAGAAGAAGGAAAGAAAGAAGAAGGCGACCGGGAAACAGTTGTTACTGAAGATTAA
- a CDS encoding diphosphomevalonate/mevalonate 3,5-bisphosphate decarboxylase family protein: MTTQDFIGKENFNIHSQTVSESCPSNIALIKYWGKYENQIPANPSISYTLNHCKTNTSMEFIANEAFSVQTFLAGNEEVKFAEKIEKYFRNIEQYLPWILKGKYVIRTENTFPHSSGIASSASGFGAIAKCLMALDASFTGKTSEEQSLRKASFLARLGSGSACRSLYNGLVVWGKTDEVEGSSDLFGVQYPDAEIHEVFKNFNDWVLLIHEGQKSVSSTVGHGLMNTNPYAERRFQEARENFVPMKEILKNGDMERFIKLVEHEALTLHAMMMMSDPAFILMKTGTLEVINKIWDFRREMGLPLFFTLDAGANVHLLFPNNGSEEQIKAFIETELLQHTQKNGVVKDVMKF; this comes from the coding sequence ATGACGACACAAGATTTTATAGGAAAAGAAAATTTCAATATTCATTCACAAACGGTTTCAGAAAGCTGTCCTTCTAATATTGCCCTGATTAAATATTGGGGGAAATACGAGAATCAGATTCCTGCCAACCCGAGTATCAGTTACACTTTAAACCATTGTAAAACCAATACCTCAATGGAATTTATTGCAAATGAAGCTTTTTCAGTACAGACTTTTCTGGCTGGAAATGAAGAAGTGAAGTTTGCGGAAAAAATTGAGAAATATTTCAGAAATATAGAGCAGTATCTTCCATGGATTTTAAAAGGGAAATATGTTATCAGAACAGAAAATACATTTCCACACAGTTCCGGGATTGCAAGTTCAGCTTCAGGATTTGGAGCTATTGCAAAATGTCTCATGGCATTGGATGCTTCATTTACAGGGAAAACCTCTGAAGAACAATCTTTGAGAAAGGCTTCATTTTTAGCAAGATTAGGAAGTGGAAGCGCATGCAGAAGCTTATATAACGGACTTGTTGTATGGGGAAAAACTGATGAGGTAGAAGGAAGTTCAGATTTGTTTGGAGTACAATATCCGGATGCCGAAATTCATGAAGTATTCAAAAATTTTAACGACTGGGTTTTACTGATTCACGAAGGGCAGAAGAGTGTTTCATCTACGGTAGGACATGGTTTGATGAATACCAATCCTTACGCCGAAAGAAGATTTCAGGAAGCAAGAGAAAATTTTGTTCCAATGAAAGAGATTCTGAAAAACGGAGATATGGAACGTTTTATTAAGCTGGTAGAACATGAAGCACTTACATTACATGCTATGATGATGATGAGCGATCCCGCTTTTATCCTGATGAAAACAGGAACTCTTGAAGTCATCAATAAAATCTGGGATTTCAGGAGAGAAATGGGACTTCCTTTATTCTTTACTCTGGATGCAGGAGCTAATGTTCATCTTTTATTCCCAAACAATGGTTCTGAAGAACAGATCAAAGCGTTTATTGAAACTGAATTATTACAGCACACTCAGAAAAATGGAGTAGTGAAGGATGTAATGAAATTCTAA
- a CDS encoding long-chain fatty acid--CoA ligase, with translation MNLAEAIILKNVEKHPIKAAIGFKKKDAAWKELSWKKFSEVIFKTANALKEAGVQENDRVAIYSDNSSEWMIVDLASMAIGAVTVPIYSTNNAEQAEHIINDSGAKAVLVGNQMQYDACLEFLHKEENNLETIIVSKKAVWIKKEFNSFYLEDFIAKASPALEICKKENDDTATLIYTSGTTGVPKGVMLTHGNFIKAFDSHFEFFKFKNFEEELSLAFLPLSHVFERSWSLLCLYGGARVYFLEDPKNVAKALEEVKPTAMCAVPRFFQKVYAGVLEKAEEGSSLKKKIFDWALKTGWETAELRRNERPVPFGLKFKEAVADRLVFSKIKEKMGGRLWFLPCGGASLSPEVTRFFESVGIHVTVGYGLTETTATLTLFPLTHFEHGTSGKPLPGVEMRIGENDEIQARGNGIMKGYYNKPEETQKVFTEDGWFKTGDAGKFDDKGNLIITDRIKDLMKTSNGKYIAPQRIENLLTNNNFIQQIMLIAEGRQFVSALIVPNFEFLQDYIKKNNIPFTNWEDAVKNEKIINLYKEKLKELQSHLADYEKVKKFTLMPAEFDINTGEITPTLKVKRNVVTKKYADIIEKMY, from the coding sequence ATGAATCTTGCAGAGGCAATAATCCTTAAAAATGTAGAAAAACATCCTATAAAAGCGGCTATTGGATTTAAAAAGAAAGACGCAGCCTGGAAAGAGCTGAGCTGGAAAAAATTCAGTGAAGTTATTTTTAAAACAGCCAATGCATTAAAGGAAGCTGGAGTTCAGGAGAATGACAGAGTCGCTATTTATTCAGATAACTCTTCCGAATGGATGATCGTTGACCTGGCTTCAATGGCCATCGGTGCAGTTACGGTACCTATTTATTCAACCAATAACGCTGAGCAGGCAGAACATATCATTAACGATTCCGGAGCTAAAGCTGTTTTAGTAGGAAACCAAATGCAGTATGATGCCTGTCTTGAGTTTTTACATAAAGAAGAAAACAACCTTGAAACCATTATTGTTTCTAAAAAAGCAGTGTGGATTAAGAAAGAATTCAACAGTTTTTATCTTGAAGATTTTATTGCAAAAGCTTCACCAGCCCTGGAGATCTGCAAGAAAGAAAATGATGATACTGCCACTTTGATCTATACTTCCGGAACAACAGGAGTTCCGAAAGGAGTAATGCTTACCCATGGGAATTTTATCAAAGCTTTTGACTCACATTTTGAGTTTTTTAAATTTAAAAACTTTGAAGAAGAACTTTCACTGGCATTCTTACCATTAAGCCATGTTTTTGAGAGAAGCTGGAGTTTACTATGTCTATACGGAGGTGCCCGAGTGTATTTCCTGGAAGATCCTAAAAATGTAGCCAAAGCACTGGAAGAAGTAAAACCTACTGCCATGTGTGCGGTACCAAGATTTTTCCAGAAAGTATATGCCGGAGTTCTTGAAAAAGCGGAAGAAGGCTCATCATTAAAAAAGAAAATCTTTGATTGGGCTCTTAAAACCGGATGGGAAACTGCTGAATTGAGAAGAAATGAAAGACCAGTCCCTTTTGGATTAAAATTCAAAGAAGCTGTTGCAGATAGATTGGTTTTCAGTAAAATCAAAGAGAAAATGGGCGGAAGACTCTGGTTTTTACCTTGCGGAGGCGCTTCACTGTCACCGGAAGTTACCCGTTTCTTCGAATCTGTAGGAATTCATGTAACAGTAGGGTACGGATTAACGGAAACTACCGCAACACTGACTCTTTTCCCTTTAACTCATTTTGAACATGGCACAAGCGGAAAACCATTGCCGGGCGTAGAAATGCGTATCGGAGAAAACGATGAGATTCAGGCCAGAGGTAACGGAATCATGAAAGGATATTACAATAAGCCTGAAGAAACCCAAAAAGTATTCACGGAAGACGGATGGTTCAAAACCGGTGATGCAGGAAAATTTGATGATAAAGGAAACCTGATTATTACGGACAGAATCAAAGATTTGATGAAAACTTCCAATGGAAAATATATTGCTCCTCAACGGATCGAAAATCTTTTGACCAATAATAATTTCATTCAACAGATTATGCTGATTGCGGAAGGAAGACAGTTCGTTTCAGCATTGATTGTTCCAAATTTTGAGTTTTTACAGGATTATATCAAGAAAAATAATATTCCTTTCACTAATTGGGAAGACGCTGTAAAAAATGAAAAGATAATCAACCTTTATAAAGAGAAATTAAAAGAATTACAGAGCCACTTGGCAGACTATGAAAAAGTGAAGAAATTCACCTTAATGCCTGCAGAGTTTGATATCAACACAGGAGAAATCACTCCTACATTGAAAGTCAAAAGAAATGTAGTGACCAAAAAATACGCAGATATTATAGAAAAGATGTATTAA
- a CDS encoding NAD-dependent epimerase/dehydratase family protein — MIFVTGATGILGRIIVLELLKRGKNVRASKRPGSNLKEVKHSYSFYTENPDDFFNKIEWVNVDFDDLDSLTTALRGVDEVYHCAAKVSFHPKDEKEMYRTNIKGTENLLFACEGSDVKKFLHVSSVAVLDNFNEKGELDEGSDFNPKLEHSAYAISKHLSEMEAWRASAEGMNVVIINPGMIVGSGNWTQSSGELFSTFEDNSFTFSGGSAYVDVRDVANTAIGLMENNLFGERFIIVAENNRYADLAKQVRTRLGLKDARILSQSVLNIGRIANTLFGWLIPKLKMVTKSNIEAISSFNTISNHKVKEKLNYQFIPVKESIDFHLNNYINDKKLKK, encoded by the coding sequence GGAATTCTGGGAAGAATAATTGTACTGGAACTTCTTAAAAGAGGTAAAAATGTACGTGCTTCCAAAAGACCAGGCAGCAATTTAAAAGAAGTAAAGCATTCATACAGCTTTTATACGGAGAATCCCGACGATTTTTTCAATAAGATCGAATGGGTAAACGTAGATTTTGATGATCTCGATTCTTTGACAACAGCACTGCGAGGTGTGGATGAAGTGTATCATTGTGCTGCAAAAGTAAGCTTTCATCCCAAAGATGAAAAAGAAATGTACCGTACAAATATCAAAGGTACAGAGAATCTTTTGTTTGCCTGCGAGGGGTCAGACGTTAAAAAATTTCTTCATGTGAGTTCCGTTGCCGTTCTTGATAATTTCAATGAAAAAGGAGAGTTGGACGAAGGTTCTGATTTTAATCCAAAACTGGAACACTCTGCTTATGCTATATCAAAACATTTATCTGAAATGGAAGCATGGAGAGCTTCAGCAGAGGGAATGAATGTAGTTATTATCAATCCGGGAATGATCGTAGGAAGCGGAAACTGGACTCAAAGCAGCGGGGAACTTTTCTCTACCTTTGAAGATAATAGTTTTACCTTTTCAGGAGGTTCTGCTTACGTTGACGTGAGAGATGTTGCAAATACCGCGATAGGACTAATGGAAAATAATCTTTTCGGAGAACGTTTTATCATCGTTGCTGAAAACAACAGATATGCCGATCTGGCAAAACAGGTCAGAACCCGTCTGGGACTTAAAGATGCCAGAATTCTTTCACAATCTGTATTAAATATCGGAAGAATAGCCAATACTCTTTTCGGATGGCTGATTCCAAAACTGAAAATGGTTACCAAATCAAATATTGAAGCCATTTCTTCATTCAACACCATTTCCAATCACAAAGTCAAAGAAAAACTGAACTATCAGTTTATTCCTGTAAAAGAAAGTATTGACTTTCACCTGAATAATTATATTAACGACAAAAAGCTGAAGAAATGA